ACGACCTTGGCGTCGGGCTTGTCCTTGAGCTGTTCGCCGATGAAGCGGCCCGCGTTGAGGCCCATGCCGTAGTTGTCGCCGCCGATCCAGCAGCGGTAGGCCTGTGGTGAGGCGAAGACGCGGTCCAGGTTGACGACGGGGATGCCGGCCTTCATGGCCTGCAGTCCGACCTGGGTGAGGGCCTTGCCGTCGGCCGGCAGGATCACCAGGACGTCGACCTTCTTGTTGATGAGGGTCTGGATCTGGCCGATCTGGGCGGCGGTGTCGTTGGAGCCCTCGGTGATCTCCAGGGTGACGTCCGCGTACTTCCCGGCGCGCTGCCTGGCGTTGGCGTTGATGGCCGCGAGCCAGCCGTGGTCGGCCTGCGGGCCGGCGAAACCGATGGTGACCGGCGCGCCGGGCGTGGCGTCGGCGGCGGGGGCGTTGCCGGTGGCCGTGCCGGCGTTCTTCGGCTCGTTGCTGGTGCAGGCGGTGAGGAGGGCGCCCGCGGAGACGGCGGCGGTGCCGAAGAGCAGTCCTCTGCGGCTGGTGGCGGGGATTTCAGGCATGGCGGTTCAACCCCTCTGGGATCGGGCGTGCGGGTGGGCCGGGAGGTGCCGGGCGGAGGTGGGGCGGGAGTGGGGAGGTCAGCGGCGCGGTGTCACGCCTCGCCGTCGCGCAGGGTGCCGCGCTGGACCAGGACGGCGGCCACGATGATCGCTCCCTTGGCGATCTGCTGGACGGCGCTCTCCAGGTTGTTGAGGGCGAAGATGTTGGTGATGGTGGTGAACACGAGGACGCCGAGGACGGAGCCGACGATGGTGCCGCGGCCACCGCTGAGCAGGGTGCCGCCGATGATCGCCGCGGCGATGGCGTCGAGTTCGTAGAGGTTGCCGTTGGTGTTCTGGCCGGATCCGGAGAGGACGACCAGCAGGAAGGCCGCGATGCCGCAGCACAGTCCGGACAGCAGGTAGAGGTGGAGCCGCTGGCGGCGTACGTCGATGCCGGCGAGCCGGGCCGCCTCGGCGTTGCCGCCGACGGCGACGGTGCGCCGTCCGAAGGTCGTCCGGTTGAGCAGCAGCCAGCCGAGGACGGTGACGGCGGCGAAGACCAGTACCAGCGGCGGGAGGCCGAGGAGGTAGGAGTCGGGGACGCCGAGGTCCAGCACCGGCTGGACGGTCACGATCTGCGTCCTGCCGTCGGTGATCTGCAGGGCGAGACCGCGGGCCGAGGCGAGCATGGCGAGGGTCGCGATGAACGGCACCATCCCGCCGTAGGCGATGAGCAGGCCGTTGACCAGTCCGCAGGCGACGCCGACGACGATCGCCGTGAACAGGACGCCCGCGAAGCCGTACTCCTGGGTGGCGAGGGTGGTCGCCCACACGGACGCGAGGGCGACGATCGCGCCGACGGACAGGTCGATGCCGCCGCTGGTGATGACGAAGGTCATGCCCACGGTGACGACGCCGATGACGGACGCCTGGGTGAGCACCAGTTGGAGGTTGGAGGTGTCCAGGAAGGTGTCGGGCCTGGTGATGCCGCCGACCGCGACGAGCACGGCGAGGACGCCGAGGAGCGAGAGGTTGCGGACGTCGGCGCGCAGCCCCAGAGCGGGCCGGGCGCTCTTGGCGGCCGGGGGCGTGACCGCGGGCGGCGGCGGGGCCTCGGAGGCGGGCTGCGTCATGAGCTCGGGCTCCCTTCCATGACGAGGTCGAGTACGCGGTACTCGTCCAGCTCCCCGGCGGGCGCCGTGTGGACGACGCGGCCTTCCCGGAGCACCAGCACCCGGTCGGCGAGGCCCAGCACTTCGGGGATCTCGCTGGAGACGAGGAGGACGGCGAGTCCCTCGTCGGCGAGCCCGCGGATGACGGCGTAGAGCTCGGCGCGGGCGCCGACGTCGACGCCGCGGGTGGGTTCGTCGAGGAGCAGGACGCGGCAGCCGCGCAGCAGCCAGCGGGCGAGGACGGCCTTCTGCTGGTTGCCGCCGGACAGGGTGCGGATCCGGGCGTCGGGGTTGTCGGGCCGCAGCGACAGCTCCCGGGTGGCCCGCCGGGCGTCGCGGCGTTCGGCGCCGCGGTCGAGCCAGCCGCCCCGGGAGAAGCGGGAGAGGGAGGACACCGACACGTTGCGGGTGACGGACTCGAGCATCAGCAGGCCCTGGGCCTTGCGTTCCTCGGGGGCGAGGCCGAGGCCGGCGCGTACGGCGGAGCGTACGCTGCCGGGTTTGAGGGGGCGGCCGCCGACGGTGACGCGGCCGGTGGTGGGCTTGCGGGCCCCGTAGACGGTCTCCAGGATCTCGGAGCGTCCGGAACCGACGAGTCCCGCGAGGCCGAGGATCTCCCCCGGGCGCAGTTCGAGGTCGACGGGTGCGAACTCGCCGTCGCGGCTGAGGCCTTCGACGCGGAGCACGGGGTCCGCCCGGGGCGGGGCCGCGGGGCGGCCGGGGAAGGCGTACGCGACGTTACGGCCGGTCATCATGGCAACGATGTCGCGCGTGGGGGTGTCCTTGGCGGGCAGTCCCCCGGCGACGGCGCGGCCGTCCTTGAGGACGGTGACCCGGTCGCCGATGCGGCGTATCTCCTCCAGGCGGTGGGAGATGTGGACGACGGCGACACCGTCGGCGGTGAGGTCGGCGACGATGCGGAAGAGGTTGCCGGTCTCGTCGGGGTCGAGGGCCGCGGAGGGTTCGTCCATGACGATGAGGCGTACGTCGTGGGAGAGGGCGCGGGCCATGGAGACGATCTGCCGCTGGGCGGCGGAGAGGCTGCCGACGCGGCGGCCGGGATCGATCTCGGGGTGGCCGAGGCGGCGCAGCAGCGCGGTGGCGGCGCGGCGGGCCTCGCGGCCACGGACGACGAACCCGGCGGCGGTGGGTTCATGGCCGAGGAAGACGTTCTCGGCGACCGACAGGCCCTCCACCAGGTCGAGTTCCTGGTAGATGGTGGCGATGCCGAGGCGCATGGCGGCGATGGGCGACTTGAGCGCGACGGGTTCGCCGCGCCAGGTGATCCGTCCGTCGTCTGGCTGGTGGGCTCCGGCGAGGACCTTGATGAGGGTGGACTTGCCGGCGCCGTTCTGGCCGAGGAGGCAGTGGACCTCGCCGGCCTGGACGTCGAGGTCGACGCCGTCGAGGGCGCGGACGCCGGGGAACGACTTGGTGATGCCGGACATCGTGAGCAGCGGCGGTACGGACGGGTCCTGAGGTGCGGGCGGTGCGGGTGGTTCTGGTGCCATGGCGTGTCCCCTCGGCGGGTGCGGCCGGTGAGCGGGCAGGGTGGAACCAGGTGCGTGGTGCCGTGGTGCCTTGCGGGACCGACCGGTCCGGGCGGATCAGGCCGGGGAGAACAGGTGGTCGCTGATGAGCCGGGCCGCGCCGATCACTCCGGCGGTGGGGCCCAGTTCGCCCAGCACGATGGGGAGGTTTCCGGTGGCCAGCGGCAGGGACTGCCGGTAGACCTGGGTGCGGACGCTGGCGAGCAGGGTGTGGCCGAGACCGGTGACACCGCCGCCGATCACGACCAGCCCGGGGTTGAAGAAGCTGACGAGCCCGGCGATGACCTGGCCGAGGCGGTTGCCGCCCTCGCGGATCAGGTCGAGTGCGGTGGGGTCGCCCGCGGCGGCCGCGGCGGCGACGTCGGCGGCAGTGAGGCGGCTCGCGGTCTCCAGCCGCGCGGCGAGTTCGGGCGACTGTCCGGTGCGGGCCGCCTCCTCGGCGTCGCGGGCGAGTGCCGCGCCGCTGAAGTGGGCTTCCAGACAGCCCCTGTTGCCGCAGGCGCAGGCCCGTCCGCCGGCCTCGACCCGGATGTGGCCGATGTCGCCGGCGCTGCCTGTGGTGCCGCGGTGGACCTCGCCGCCGACGACGATGCCGCAGCCGATGCCGGTGCCGATCTTGATGCAGAGGAAGTCGCCGACTGAGCGGGCGACGCCGGCGTGCTGCTCCCCCATGGCCATCAGGTTCACGTCGTTGTCGACCATGACGGGGCAGCCGAGTTCCTGGCTGAGGGCCTCTCGGACCGGGAAGCCGTCCCAGCCCGGCATGATCGGCGGTGCGACGGGGACGC
The genomic region above belongs to Streptomyces marianii and contains:
- a CDS encoding ABC transporter permease, whose product is MTQPASEAPPPPAVTPPAAKSARPALGLRADVRNLSLLGVLAVLVAVGGITRPDTFLDTSNLQLVLTQASVIGVVTVGMTFVITSGGIDLSVGAIVALASVWATTLATQEYGFAGVLFTAIVVGVACGLVNGLLIAYGGMVPFIATLAMLASARGLALQITDGRTQIVTVQPVLDLGVPDSYLLGLPPLVLVFAAVTVLGWLLLNRTTFGRRTVAVGGNAEAARLAGIDVRRQRLHLYLLSGLCCGIAAFLLVVLSGSGQNTNGNLYELDAIAAAIIGGTLLSGGRGTIVGSVLGVLVFTTITNIFALNNLESAVQQIAKGAIIVAAVLVQRGTLRDGEA
- a CDS encoding ROK family transcriptional regulator, which produces MTARPANAHQARLLRLLRDGGPNSRAQLGDRVELSRSKLAVEIDRLLETGLVVADGLAASRGGRRSHNIRLAPSLRFLGVDIGATSVDVAVTNAELEVLGHLNQPMDVREGPVAVFEQVLAMAAKLKVSGLAEGFDGAGIGVPGPVRYPEGVPVAPPIMPGWDGFPVREALSQELGCPVMVDNDVNLMAMGEQHAGVARSVGDFLCIKIGTGIGCGIVVGGEVHRGTTGSAGDIGHIRVEAGGRACACGNRGCLEAHFSGAALARDAEEAARTGQSPELAARLETASRLTAADVAAAAAAGDPTALDLIREGGNRLGQVIAGLVSFFNPGLVVIGGGVTGLGHTLLASVRTQVYRQSLPLATGNLPIVLGELGPTAGVIGAARLISDHLFSPA
- a CDS encoding substrate-binding domain-containing protein, whose protein sequence is MPEIPATSRRGLLFGTAAVSAGALLTACTSNEPKNAGTATGNAPAADATPGAPVTIGFAGPQADHGWLAAINANARQRAGKYADVTLEITEGSNDTAAQIGQIQTLINKKVDVLVILPADGKALTQVGLQAMKAGIPVVNLDRVFASPQAYRCWIGGDNYGMGLNAGRFIGEQLKDKPDAKVVELAGMDNLELTKQRTQGFDDALRNYPNIRKVARQAAEFTVESGQAKMAQLLQAQKQFDALWNHDDDQGVGALRAVQQAGRDDFLMVGGAGAKSAMDAIKAGNGVLKATVLYPPTMAASAIDLARALGQGMGVGGMAELEIPASVTLYSAVVTKDNVDQYLPTGFN
- a CDS encoding sugar ABC transporter ATP-binding protein, whose amino-acid sequence is MSGITKSFPGVRALDGVDLDVQAGEVHCLLGQNGAGKSTLIKVLAGAHQPDDGRITWRGEPVALKSPIAAMRLGIATIYQELDLVEGLSVAENVFLGHEPTAAGFVVRGREARRAATALLRRLGHPEIDPGRRVGSLSAAQRQIVSMARALSHDVRLIVMDEPSAALDPDETGNLFRIVADLTADGVAVVHISHRLEEIRRIGDRVTVLKDGRAVAGGLPAKDTPTRDIVAMMTGRNVAYAFPGRPAAPPRADPVLRVEGLSRDGEFAPVDLELRPGEILGLAGLVGSGRSEILETVYGARKPTTGRVTVGGRPLKPGSVRSAVRAGLGLAPEERKAQGLLMLESVTRNVSVSSLSRFSRGGWLDRGAERRDARRATRELSLRPDNPDARIRTLSGGNQQKAVLARWLLRGCRVLLLDEPTRGVDVGARAELYAVIRGLADEGLAVLLVSSEIPEVLGLADRVLVLREGRVVHTAPAGELDEYRVLDLVMEGSPSS